CCAACGGCTTCTGTTGACCGACAATCATATTGACCTACTCCTTCCCGGGGCGTTTTTTTCGCGCTGCCAGCCAAATCGGAGAAGGACCCAGCCTCTGGATCTTCTCCGTGAACTCCGTACAGATCTCCGCCCATCTCGGACCCATGGCCGCCGAGAGGTTGTACATTTCCACGCGCCGGGGGTCTATGCCGACCTGGGGCAACAAGGTCTTGAGGTTCTCGACTCTTCTCTTGGCATTTGCATTTCCTTCCAGGAAATGACATTGTCCGGGCAGTCACCCAGCAACGAAAACGCCGTCCACCCCCCTTTCGAACGCTCGTAAAATGTAAATGGCATCCAGCTTGCCCGTGCAGGGAAGCCTGATGATTTTCACGTTCGTCGGGTAGGAAAGCCGCATCACTCCGGCCAGGTCCGCTGCCGCGAAGGCGCAGTAGTGGCAGGCGAAGGCCAGGATATTGGGTTCCCAGTCCGGCGGAATTTCTTGCGGCTTCTCGACGGAGGAAAGTTCTTCCTCCGGCGCCACCGCAACTGCTTGTTCAGCCATGGCCATTCTCAATCCTCCTTATGATATGGCAACAACTATTCATCTGTCGATTTAGATAACTTTTTTAAGGCTTGTTGGAATCTGAATATCCTCACCGGGATACACCCGGAGTTTGCCTCGGACTCACAGACCTCTCTAGGCCCTGGCATCGGCCAGAGCGTCAATCATGGCCAGAATCTGCTCATCACGGAAGTTGTTGACCTGAAATGCTTTGGCCGGACAGACGCCGGCGCAGATGCCGCACCCCATGCATTTGACCTCGTTGTGCCTGACCTTGCCGTCCTCGTCGATGTAGGGTGAACCGTACGGGCAGACCCGGAAGCACGTCAGGCAGGACATGCAGATGTCCGGATTGTGCTTGGCGATGATGCCGGAAACGGCCAGTTTGTCGTGGGACAGAACCACCCCCGCACGGCCGGCAGCGGCCAGGGCCTGGGTGATGGTTTCGTCCAGGTTTTTGGGAGCATGGGCCAGTCCGCAGACGAAGAGACCTTCACTGGGGAAATCCACCGGGCGAAGTTTGACATGGGCTTCGAGAAAGTACTCGTCAATGTTGCGGGTGACTTTGAACATCTCCCCGACCTTGTGGGTGTCGGGATGGGGCCGCAGACCGGTGGAGAGGACCAGCCAGTCGGCGTCCAGCACGAGGTCCCGGTTGAGCATGTAGTCGTAGACCCGGACCTTCAGCTTGTTGCCCGCCATCTCCACTTCCGGTTTGCGCTCGGGCATGAACCGGACGAAGACCACCCCCAGCTCACGGGCCTTGAAATAGTAGTCTTCCCGCAGACCGTACGTCCGGATATCGCGGTACAGAATGACGACCTGGGCCCGTGGGTTCTTTTCCTTGATGGCGATGGCGTTTTTAATGGCGTCCTGGCAGCAGATCCGCGAACAGTAGTTGACCGGTTCTTCGCGCGACCCTACACACTGGATCATGACGTACCGTTCGCCGGCTTTGGGGCCGTCGCCTGTAGCCAGCCTCTTTTCCAGGGTCCGCTGAGTGATGATGTGGTCGCTCTGCCCCCAGCGGTAGTCGGATTCCGTGGGCTGATACTCGGTGCCCCCAGTGGCCAGGATGATGGCTCCATGCTCGAAAGCTGTGCCGTCAGCGAGCTTTGTGCTGAAGTTTCCGACAAAGCCGTCGGTGGATTTCACCTCCGTTCCGGTATGGACATGGATCCTGGGATGCTTGCCGACCTTCTCGACGGTCATCTTGACGAAGGCCTGTACGTCGCTGCCGTCCAGGGTGCGGTAAACGTTCCGGGCCAGCCCGCCCAGCTCTGCCTGCTGCTCCACGATATGGACATCAAACCCCTGGTCGGCCAGGGAGAGGGCCGCCGTCATTCCGGCCACGCCGCCGCCGATGACCATGGCCGCCGGAGTCACGCTCACGGAGTCCGTTTTCACGGGCTGGAGCAGCCTGGCCTTGGCGATGTTCATCTTGACGATTTCGATGGCCTTCCTGGTTGCCTCTTCCTTCCGGCCCATGTGGCACCAGGAACACTGTTCGCGGATGTCGGCCAGTTCGAAGAGGTACTTGTTCAGGCCGGCATCGCGAATGGTATCCATGAAGAGGGGGTTGTGTGTACGGGGGGTGCAGGAGGCCACGACCACCCGGTTCAGGTTGTGTTCCCGGACCAACTCCTTGATCTTTTCCTGCTGGTCCTGGGCACAGGCGTAGAGAGTGTTGCTCGCGTACACCACGCCCGGCTGATCCTTGACCGCCTCTACCACCTTTTGTACGTCTATGGTCTGAGCGATATTGATGCCGCAGTGACAGACAAAGACCCCGATGCGAGGCTCTTCGCCGGTAACGTCCCTTTCCGGGGGGAGTTCCTTGTGGACGATCTCCGTGCCCCGTGCCTCACCCAGGAGGGACATGGCCGCGCCGGCCACGGCGCTGCCCTGCATGACCGTCTCAGGGATGTCTTTTGGCCCCTGAAAGATACCGGTCACATACATGCCCGGACGGCTGGTGTTCACCGGTTCGAACTGGGTGGTCCTGGCGAAGCGGTGCTCATTGAGTTCAATGCCGAAAGTACGGGCGAAGTCGCCCACGTCCGCATGGGGCTGGAAACCGATGGAGAGGACTACCAGGTCGAAGACTTCGTCCACCAGCGTCCCGTCTTCATTGGCGTAGCGCAGAATCAGGCTGCCCGTGGCCGGATCTTCCCGGACCGCGGAAATCATGGCCCGCTGGTACCGCACGTTGTACTGGTTCTTGGCCCGGTCCACGTAGCGATCGAAATCCTTCCCGAAGGCCCGCATTTCCATGTAAAAAATGGTGGGCTCGATGTTGCCGTCGTGTTCCTTGGCGATGATGGCCTGTTTGGTCGCATACATACAGCAGACCGAGGAACACCACGGGTTGGCGTTGTGCTGATCCCGGGAACCCACGCACTGAATCCAGGCCACCTTCCCGGGATGGTGCCCATCGCTGGGTCGTTTGATCTCTCCCTTGTACGGACCGGAAGCGGAGAGAATGCGCTCGAACTGGACTGAGGTCACCACGTTGGGCCAGCGGCCGAAACCGAGTTCGCCCCGGACCCTGGGGTTGTACCGATCCAGACCCGGAGCCAGGATGACGGCCCCGACATTGAGTTCCAGTATCTTCTCCGTATCCTCGTAATTGATGGCGTGGGACGGGCAGAACTTTTCACAGGCCCGGCACTTACCCTTTTGAAAATAGAGGCAGTTTTCGCGGTCGATGACACGGGTGTTGGGTACCGCCTGGGGGAACAGGGAAAAGATAGCCTTGCGAGTGGTCAGGCCCTGTTCGTATTCACTGGTGACCTTCTTGGGGCATTTCTGTTCACAGATGCCGCAGCCCGTGCACTTGTCCGGATCTACATAGCGCGGCGGCACCTTGACCGTCACCTTGAAATCCCCCGGCTCGCCTTCCACGGACACCACTTCCGCCAGAGTGTGGATGTCTATGTTCATGTGGCGGCCCACTTCGACCATCTTGGGTGAGATCATGCACATGGCGCAGTCGCCCGTGGGGAAGGTCTTGTCGAGCATGACCATGGTCCCGCCGATGGACGAGTTCCTCTCGACCATGTGCACCTTGAATCCGCTGTCGGCCAGGTCCAGGGCGGACTGCATCGCACCGATGCCGCCGCCGACGATGACGACGGAACCGCGCTTATGGGTCTGGGGAGACGTGTTTTCACTCATATCAGTTCCAACTCCTTCAAGAGTCCCATGGAGTCAACAAA
This region of Desulforhabdus amnigena genomic DNA includes:
- a CDS encoding hydrogenase iron-sulfur subunit codes for the protein MPPDWEPNILAFACHYCAFAAADLAGVMRLSYPTNVKIIRLPCTGKLDAIYILRAFERGVDGVFVAGULPGQCHFLEGNANAKRRVENLKTLLPQVGIDPRRVEMYNLSAAMGPRWAEICTEFTEKIQRLGPSPIWLAARKKRPGKE
- a CDS encoding CoB--CoM heterodisulfide reductase iron-sulfur subunit A family protein, which translates into the protein MSENTSPQTHKRGSVVIVGGGIGAMQSALDLADSGFKVHMVERNSSIGGTMVMLDKTFPTGDCAMCMISPKMVEVGRHMNIDIHTLAEVVSVEGEPGDFKVTVKVPPRYVDPDKCTGCGICEQKCPKKVTSEYEQGLTTRKAIFSLFPQAVPNTRVIDRENCLYFQKGKCRACEKFCPSHAINYEDTEKILELNVGAVILAPGLDRYNPRVRGELGFGRWPNVVTSVQFERILSASGPYKGEIKRPSDGHHPGKVAWIQCVGSRDQHNANPWCSSVCCMYATKQAIIAKEHDGNIEPTIFYMEMRAFGKDFDRYVDRAKNQYNVRYQRAMISAVREDPATGSLILRYANEDGTLVDEVFDLVVLSIGFQPHADVGDFARTFGIELNEHRFARTTQFEPVNTSRPGMYVTGIFQGPKDIPETVMQGSAVAGAAMSLLGEARGTEIVHKELPPERDVTGEEPRIGVFVCHCGINIAQTIDVQKVVEAVKDQPGVVYASNTLYACAQDQQEKIKELVREHNLNRVVVASCTPRTHNPLFMDTIRDAGLNKYLFELADIREQCSWCHMGRKEEATRKAIEIVKMNIAKARLLQPVKTDSVSVTPAAMVIGGGVAGMTAALSLADQGFDVHIVEQQAELGGLARNVYRTLDGSDVQAFVKMTVEKVGKHPRIHVHTGTEVKSTDGFVGNFSTKLADGTAFEHGAIILATGGTEYQPTESDYRWGQSDHIITQRTLEKRLATGDGPKAGERYVMIQCVGSREEPVNYCSRICCQDAIKNAIAIKEKNPRAQVVILYRDIRTYGLREDYYFKARELGVVFVRFMPERKPEVEMAGNKLKVRVYDYMLNRDLVLDADWLVLSTGLRPHPDTHKVGEMFKVTRNIDEYFLEAHVKLRPVDFPSEGLFVCGLAHAPKNLDETITQALAAAGRAGVVLSHDKLAVSGIIAKHNPDICMSCLTCFRVCPYGSPYIDEDGKVRHNEVKCMGCGICAGVCPAKAFQVNNFRDEQILAMIDALADARA